The window CTCGACGATGCCTTCGGTCGCGAACTGTTCGATGCGGTCAGCGGCAAGGTGCGCGCGGTCGGCTTCTCCTCGCGCGGCGCAGCGGGTGCCAGCGTGCGTGCGGAGGATGTGCAGCTGGACGGCAGCGGCATCCGCTTCCTGCTGGATGCAGGCGGCCAGGCGCATTCGGTGCGTTCGCCGCTGCTCGGCCGCTTCAACGTCGACAACCTGCTGGGCGTGGCCGCGACCCTGTTCGCGCTGGGCATGGCGCCGGCGCTGGTCGCCGAAACCCTGTCGCAGCTGGCGCCGGTCGATGGCCGCATGAACCGCATCGGCGGCGAGGGCGGGCTGCCGCTGGTGGTGATCGACTACGCGCACACCCCGGACGCGCTTGAGCAGGCGCTGGCGTCGCTGCGTGCGCACACCGTCGGCACCCTGGCCTGCGTATTCGGCTGCGGTGGTGAGCGCGACCGCGGCAAGCGCCCGCAGATGGCGTCGATCGCCGAGCGGCTGGCGGACACGGTCATCGTCACCGACGACAACCCGCGCAACGAAGATGGCGATGTCATCGTCGCCGACATCATCGAAGGCTTCGCCGATGCATCGCGCGTGGTGGTGCAGCGCGACCGCGCCGATGCCATCGCGCAGGCGCTGGCCACGGCCGGCGCGGACGACGTGATCCTGGTCGCCGGCAAGGGCCACGAGCCTTACCAGGAAATCGCCGGCATCCGCCACGCGTTCGACGACACCGCGGTCGCCCGCGACCTGTTGCGTCGTCGCGCGCAGGAGTCGAACACGTGACGCCGCGCTCGCTCGCCTGGATCGCGCAGGCCACCGGCGGTCGCCTGGTCGGTGCCGATCGCATGGTGGATGCGATCGCCACCGACACCCGCGCGTTGCCGGGCGGCAATGCGTTGTTCATCGCGTTGAAGGGCGAACGGTTCGACGGCCATGCGCATGTGCAGGCCGCCATCGACGGTGGCTGCGTGGCCGCGCTGGCCGCGCGCGAACTCGACATCGACACGCCGCATGTGGTGGTGGCCGACACCGAACTCGCGCTGGGCGCATTCGCCGCGGCGGTGCAGCGTGAACGCAGCACGAAAGTGCTGGCGATCACCGGCAGCAATGGAAAGACCTCGGTGAAGACCTTGCTGCTGTCGATCCTGCAGCAGCTTGGTGGCGCCTACGCCAACCCGGGCAATCGCAACAATGAAATCGGCCTTCCGCTGGCGGTGCTGGACGCGCCCGACGACGCGCGTTTCGCGGTGTACGAAATGGGCGCCGGCAAGCCGGGCGACATCGCCTACCTGACCGAGATCGCGAGGCCGGATGTCGCATTGGTCAACAACATCGCGCCTGCACACCTGGAACGGATGGGCAGCATGCAAGGCGTTGCCGAAACCAAGGGCGCGATTTACGGCGCACTGCCCGCTGACGGCGTGGCGGTGGTCAATGCCGACGACAGCTTCGCCTCGACCTTCATCGAGCGCGCTCAGGGCCGCGGGGTGCTGCGCTTCGGCATCGATGCGGCCGCCGATGTGCAGGCGCGCGACATCCGCATCGACGCGGACGGTTCG of the Thermomonas carbonis genome contains:
- a CDS encoding UDP-N-acetylmuramoyl-L-alanyl-D-glutamate--2,6-diaminopimelate ligase, coding for MTRAMLLSELLPELEGLSADLAVTGLVMDSREVRPGDAFVAIAGFGAHGLNFVDAAREAGAAAILFEPPAPEALPAPVDAIPVAGLRSRMGTMADHFHDHPSAAMTTVGVTGTNGKTSTVQLLAQAWTLRGEKAGTVGTLGAGIWPKIVPTGFTTPLVLRMHALLAELRDEGAQAVAMEVSSHALDQGRVDGVHFDVGVFTNLTRDHLDYHGDMASYGAAKARLFDWPGLRAAAVNLDDAFGRELFDAVSGKVRAVGFSSRGAAGASVRAEDVQLDGSGIRFLLDAGGQAHSVRSPLLGRFNVDNLLGVAATLFALGMAPALVAETLSQLAPVDGRMNRIGGEGGLPLVVIDYAHTPDALEQALASLRAHTVGTLACVFGCGGERDRGKRPQMASIAERLADTVIVTDDNPRNEDGDVIVADIIEGFADASRVVVQRDRADAIAQALATAGADDVILVAGKGHEPYQEIAGIRHAFDDTAVARDLLRRRAQESNT
- a CDS encoding UDP-N-acetylmuramoyl-tripeptide--D-alanyl-D-alanine ligase yields the protein MTPRSLAWIAQATGGRLVGADRMVDAIATDTRALPGGNALFIALKGERFDGHAHVQAAIDGGCVAALAARELDIDTPHVVVADTELALGAFAAAVQRERSTKVLAITGSNGKTSVKTLLLSILQQLGGAYANPGNRNNEIGLPLAVLDAPDDARFAVYEMGAGKPGDIAYLTEIARPDVALVNNIAPAHLERMGSMQGVAETKGAIYGALPADGVAVVNADDSFASTFIERAQGRGVLRFGIDAAADVQARDIRIDADGSRFVLVSPHGDAEVRLPMPGRHNVRNALAAAAMAFAVGASLEQVRAGLEAVQPVAGRLVAHALRNGAVLVDDSYNANPGSLAAALDTLASSGNEAWVVLGDMRELGAEEIALHAQAGQQAKAAGIARLFALGELSAHAAQAFGDGALEFETHAALVDALLAGLRPGVRVLVKGSRGSAMDRIVMALLQRDAAENGGGTTDAA